The following are encoded in a window of Ferribacterium limneticum genomic DNA:
- a CDS encoding toll/interleukin-1 receptor domain-containing protein, which produces MPGIFISYRRDDQAGFAGRLADVLVSTFGADNVFRDIEDIHPGEDFVVAIEKQLAAVDVMLVMIGPAWLTVSRNGMRRLDEPDDFVRREIEAGLKSGKTVLPVLVGGAVMPAERDLPPAIVALARRQSFILSDIGWTSDVARLVDVVKPFFPASRRPARRSGLLWGLAALAVIVLLAVGLKGNWLGHSEVPKPVASELAQSLAGRWLATVKYDWGAEHAERFDLRLENGEVHGTASYLRVARTVEQGVLKGEQLNFVTRSQEVVGDGPGREVTHRYRATLKAGELHFVLESGGGLSVHPPVEFVARREAER; this is translated from the coding sequence ATGCCTGGCATATTCATCAGTTACCGTCGCGACGATCAGGCTGGTTTTGCCGGGCGTCTGGCCGATGTTCTGGTCTCGACCTTCGGTGCGGACAATGTGTTTCGTGACATTGAGGATATCCATCCGGGTGAGGATTTTGTCGTTGCCATCGAGAAACAACTGGCTGCCGTCGATGTGATGCTGGTCATGATCGGCCCGGCCTGGCTGACCGTGAGTCGGAACGGCATGCGCCGCCTCGACGAGCCGGATGATTTCGTCCGGCGGGAAATCGAGGCCGGCTTGAAATCGGGCAAGACGGTGCTGCCGGTGCTCGTCGGCGGGGCGGTGATGCCGGCGGAAAGGGATTTGCCGCCGGCCATAGTGGCGCTGGCCCGGCGCCAGTCATTCATTCTTTCGGATATCGGGTGGACGTCGGATGTGGCGCGGCTGGTCGATGTCGTCAAGCCGTTCTTCCCGGCCAGTCGTCGTCCTGCCCGGCGTTCCGGGCTGCTCTGGGGGCTGGCTGCCCTGGCCGTGATTGTGCTGCTGGCGGTTGGCCTGAAAGGTAACTGGCTGGGTCACTCTGAGGTTCCCAAACCCGTCGCCTCTGAACTGGCCCAAAGCCTTGCCGGGCGCTGGTTGGCTACCGTCAAATACGACTGGGGCGCCGAGCACGCCGAGCGCTTCGACCTGCGTCTGGAAAATGGCGAGGTGCATGGCACCGCCAGCTATCTGCGGGTGGCGCGGACGGTTGAACAGGGCGTGCTGAAGGGCGAACAACTCAATTTTGTCACGCGCAGCCAGGAGGTGGTGGGCGATGGTCCGGGCCGCGAGGTGACGCACCGTTACCGCGCAACGCTCAAGGCCGGCGAACTGCATTTCGTGCTGGAAAGCGGTGGTGGCCTCAGCGTCCACCCGCCGGTGGAATTCGTCGCCCGGCGGGAAGCCGAGCGGTGA
- a CDS encoding antibiotic biosynthesis monooxygenase family protein, producing the protein MNPFRKEAGMVVVVFRTRLKDGTDEQALTALGGRMFEIASAMPGFISYKDFAAPDGESVAIVEFDSLETLAAWRQHPEHLAAQEQGRQEYFASYQVQVCAPLRSYRFDASGRHVED; encoded by the coding sequence ATGAATCCGTTTCGGAAGGAGGCTGGCATGGTAGTCGTCGTATTCCGCACCCGACTCAAGGATGGCACCGACGAACAAGCCCTGACCGCGCTGGGCGGACGGATGTTCGAGATAGCCTCGGCCATGCCCGGTTTCATTTCCTACAAGGATTTCGCCGCCCCTGATGGCGAAAGCGTCGCTATTGTCGAGTTCGACAGCCTGGAAACCCTCGCCGCCTGGCGCCAGCATCCGGAGCATCTGGCGGCCCAGGAGCAAGGCCGGCAGGAATACTTTGCGTCCTACCAGGTCCAGGTCTGCGCCCCACTCCGCAGTTACCGGTTCGATGCCAGCGGCCGGCACGTTGAGGATTAG
- a CDS encoding NB-ARC domain-containing protein produces the protein MTTSAPLHLRIFISSPGDVGDERRLAREIIESLPRDPAYRGKITSEAIAYDDPDAPSPMPAGITPQLGVNLYKGPASACDLTIVILWSRLGTPVSADCVRSDGSRYESGTVSEYENALAAGKEVWIFRRSEKPRVELDDPDFDAKLKQYRAVGSFLERLQNADGSAAGGRHDYADPAEFAALFRKLLSACFTAHLDRQPGAVPVAAPPPSPDSEPPFLAPEVDRDHAIVGRDELVRQVWERAIAGKSQSLLFLPGVGKTTVAQALLADRQRLLDHFDGVLWADLGRQPMVGEQLRRWATALQVPDERKASLASIDDWKATVKAAIGNRRILVILDDVWQNKAAREFMHLVPRGVFIITTRCKDVAAMLGDPELVPELDAATGLGLLTEIAPKAVAYDPEGARNLVSAVYGLPLALVLIGKYLRRESSDGDPDRTAAAFQTMAEAGHRLEINPDEEAGSHSLAEIIEVSFAALRSDDARRAILNLAIFRPKPNTFSKDIARQVAGTEAAVLYDLSDIGLIEHYGDGEYTMHRVIAEYARTRLPLTESQALHHQAVNYYARQLQQDIDDNPVAYLGWYRYEQTDWQATKDAWLYHLAHAGNAVSSVQAFLRVYFDAFWWWGYYQRFPFCERLLLEWQQRRSVDPKVRQGLEQLATFQNAYPEGYEKAARGNWNEVERSLTRLRQSLGLEGEISAIHDEDARRVRGFTDFLLAEAYAYGRHDHEGALKRYAAAHDIFHLDGDLWVAAWLGFYVAQYLLEQGSFDDSAEYARRSLTEAGCAAGGEDAPLAERDSELLANNYRLLGDLAIAGRQYAQSARHYLRATFYAYAFQAIPEPADSYTMAFYQEITSRIAGQATRLAGTDRAAGATLCETIAAYWQIYWQRHPEQTTANGLADALNNADPVAIAATLFPPPIVGDILSGAADYAREVEAIIPSLAAALDKLNQAGQ, from the coding sequence GTGACAACGAGCGCACCGCTCCATCTGAGAATTTTCATTTCCTCGCCCGGCGACGTCGGAGACGAGCGGCGCCTAGCCCGCGAAATCATCGAATCCCTGCCGCGCGACCCGGCCTATCGCGGCAAGATCACCAGCGAAGCGATTGCCTACGACGACCCCGATGCACCGTCGCCCATGCCGGCCGGCATCACCCCGCAACTCGGCGTCAACCTTTACAAGGGACCGGCCAGCGCCTGCGACCTGACCATCGTCATCCTGTGGAGCCGGCTCGGCACCCCGGTATCGGCCGACTGCGTGCGTAGCGACGGCAGCCGCTACGAATCCGGCACCGTGTCGGAATACGAAAACGCCCTGGCCGCCGGCAAGGAGGTCTGGATATTCCGGCGCAGCGAAAAGCCCCGGGTCGAGCTCGATGATCCCGACTTCGACGCCAAGCTCAAGCAATACCGGGCCGTCGGCAGCTTTCTCGAGCGCCTCCAGAATGCCGACGGGTCGGCCGCCGGCGGCCGCCACGACTACGCCGACCCGGCGGAATTCGCCGCCTTGTTCCGCAAGCTCCTGAGCGCCTGTTTCACCGCTCATCTGGATCGCCAGCCGGGGGCCGTGCCGGTTGCGGCGCCGCCACCTTCACCGGATAGCGAACCGCCCTTCCTGGCCCCGGAGGTCGATCGCGACCACGCCATCGTCGGCCGCGATGAACTGGTTCGCCAGGTCTGGGAACGGGCCATCGCCGGCAAAAGCCAGAGCCTGCTGTTTCTGCCCGGTGTCGGCAAAACGACAGTCGCCCAGGCTCTGCTGGCCGATCGCCAGCGCCTGCTCGACCACTTCGACGGCGTACTCTGGGCCGACCTCGGGCGCCAGCCCATGGTCGGCGAACAACTGCGCCGCTGGGCCACGGCCTTGCAGGTTCCCGACGAACGCAAGGCCAGCCTGGCCAGCATCGACGACTGGAAAGCGACGGTCAAGGCAGCGATCGGCAATCGCCGGATTCTGGTCATTCTCGACGACGTCTGGCAGAACAAGGCGGCCAGGGAATTCATGCACCTCGTCCCGCGCGGCGTCTTCATCATCACCACGCGCTGCAAGGACGTCGCCGCCATGCTCGGCGACCCCGAACTGGTGCCGGAACTCGACGCCGCGACCGGCCTCGGGCTGCTCACCGAAATCGCCCCGAAGGCTGTCGCCTACGACCCCGAGGGGGCCCGCAATCTGGTCAGCGCCGTCTATGGCCTGCCGCTGGCCCTGGTCCTGATCGGCAAATACCTGCGCCGCGAATCGTCGGACGGCGACCCCGACCGTACCGCAGCCGCCTTCCAGACCATGGCCGAGGCCGGCCACCGGCTGGAAATCAACCCCGACGAGGAGGCCGGCTCGCATTCGCTGGCCGAAATCATCGAAGTCAGCTTCGCCGCCCTGCGCTCCGACGATGCGCGGCGGGCCATTCTCAACCTGGCCATCTTCCGCCCCAAGCCCAACACCTTTTCCAAGGACATCGCCCGGCAAGTTGCCGGCACCGAAGCTGCCGTGCTTTATGACCTGAGCGACATCGGCCTGATCGAGCATTACGGCGACGGCGAATACACCATGCACCGGGTAATCGCCGAATATGCCCGGACCAGGCTGCCGCTGACCGAATCCCAGGCGCTGCACCACCAGGCCGTCAATTACTACGCCCGGCAATTGCAGCAGGACATCGACGACAACCCGGTCGCCTACCTTGGCTGGTACCGCTACGAACAGACCGACTGGCAGGCGACCAAGGACGCCTGGCTCTATCACCTGGCCCATGCGGGCAATGCAGTGAGCAGCGTGCAGGCCTTCCTGCGCGTCTATTTCGACGCCTTCTGGTGGTGGGGTTATTACCAGCGCTTCCCCTTCTGCGAGCGCCTCCTGCTCGAATGGCAGCAACGGCGCAGCGTCGATCCCAAGGTGCGCCAGGGACTCGAACAACTTGCCACGTTTCAGAACGCCTACCCGGAAGGCTACGAAAAGGCCGCCCGCGGCAACTGGAACGAGGTTGAACGCTCGCTCACCCGCCTGCGGCAAAGCCTCGGGCTGGAAGGCGAAATTTCCGCCATCCACGACGAAGACGCCCGCCGGGTGCGCGGTTTCACCGACTTCCTGTTGGCCGAGGCCTACGCCTATGGCCGCCATGACCACGAGGGCGCCCTCAAGCGCTATGCCGCCGCCCACGATATTTTCCATCTCGATGGCGACCTCTGGGTGGCGGCCTGGCTCGGTTTCTACGTCGCCCAATATCTCCTTGAGCAAGGCAGCTTCGACGATTCGGCAGAATATGCCCGGCGCTCGCTGACCGAAGCCGGCTGCGCCGCCGGGGGTGAGGATGCCCCGTTGGCCGAACGCGATTCCGAACTGCTCGCCAACAATTACCGATTGCTCGGCGACCTGGCCATCGCCGGTCGGCAGTATGCACAGTCCGCCCGGCACTACCTCCGGGCGACTTTCTATGCCTACGCCTTCCAGGCCATTCCGGAACCCGCCGACTCCTACACCATGGCGTTTTACCAGGAAATCACCAGCCGCATCGCCGGGCAGGCCACCCGTCTCGCCGGCACCGACCGGGCCGCCGGCGCGACGCTCTGCGAGACGATAGCCGCCTATTGGCAGATTTACTGGCAACGCCATCCGGAACAAACGACCGCCAACGGCTTGGCTGACGCGCTGAACAACGCCGATCCCGTCGCCATCGCGGCAACCCTCTTCCCGCCGCCCATCGTCGGCGATATCCTGAGCGGGGCAGCCGACTACGCTAGGGAAGTCGAGGCGATCATCCCCTCGCTGGCCGCCGCTCTCGACAAATTGAATCAGGCCGGCCAGTAG